AAAGAGGTTGGGCATAATGCCCAATCCCAATGTGTTGCTGCTgctgttttgtttttatttatttttttgttgtttttgttatttattatttattatccaaataaggaaaaataaaagaaattaaagcttaattaataacctaatcaaaatttaggtgtcaacaattgcCAATACCAATAACATCGCATTCAGTGTTGTTCCCCAACTGCACTTGATTATTATCCATGCATTGATAATTTgtaaaccagtttctatttggtgtagcatgaaaagaacaactagAATTTATAATCTATCCATTAAATGACGAATTATCAGTAAGATACAAGACAAAATCAGCACTATCCAAATTACTTTTAGTAAAAACTGCAatatcatatgcaaaatcacCTATAATTCCCTtacatttctcattttttagctTTAGGAAATTCtttctaagatgccccctcttgccacaACTCTAACAAACAGCACCACCAATCCTAGACTAATGTATGTTCATAATTGTATTACTCCTACTAACATGTGTACCAAATCTTCCTTTATTTTCACATACTAAAATAGTAGATATAGGTTCACCAGATTCTCTTTTATGAATGTCCTCACTTAGAATTAAATCTCAAACCCTAACAAACGTCAAGGTTGCTAACCCAGATGAATTACTAACAGTAGTAATGGTAGTATTCTAACTATCAAGCAATTATGATAATTTAATCAAAGCACATACTTCATCTTCAAAGTTCAATCTCAATTGAACTCAAtggactaacaatcacattgaattcattgatatgatttaCAACTGATGCACCTTCGCTCATCTTTAAATTAAATGGATGCTGTATTTAATAGACTTTATTGATCGTATAGGACTTCTTGTATATATCTGACATGGCTTtcatcaaatcagcagtggttTTCTCGTTCATAATGTTAAATGCTCGGCCGAATAACATCCATAGCTCTTCTATCTAGCAATTCCCTGCCAGCTTGCTTCATTGTCTTTGGTTTCTCCTAAATAAAGGCAAGTGCAGTGTCATCTAGTGGAGATAATCCTCAATCTATGTCTTCCAGAAAACAAAATCTTTTCCATCAAATCTATCgattttacttttcctttttctattgcCATCAATTTGCTTCCACTTAGCCAAGTCTGGTTTTGATTCAATTGTTACAAAAAAGCATgattgaacaataaaatagacaaaacaataaaataaatcggacattaAATTTACTTTCTTCGGTTATAGTGACTTACGTCCATACAAAGAGCACAATGAATTCCACTATAAATAAAGTGATATATAGAGATTACAATCACCCTTGAATCACTCAAAAACCATTAGTGTTAGTCCCACAATTTCTCGCGAAATAATCTTCAGTCTCACGGATGAATTAAACAAATCTTAACATAAGATTGCATGGCCATAAGCACTAacctttcttggatgtaatttaTGAACAATAATCCATGCCAAGCGCTCGGTCCCACGGCACTTCAAGACGTTTCGCTCTTTCTCCAGTCGTGGATGGCACACGCCGTGCTCTTCATCAACAATGGCGTTAAAACAtgtttttaaaagaaaagagagtagCCCCTACATTTAGTTAATCTTTACCAAATCCCAGTCGAAGtcaatttctctaatttccGCTTTTGCTTTTTGTGGACCCACTGGAAGTgggaaataatttcattttctattcgtTCCTTAACCCATGCTGACCGAGTCCAAGACCAACACTAAGTTCatgtttgactttttttttttttttttttttttttttcagtttgagAACAAAGACTCAAATTATTATATAGAATATGCTTCAACAAATTTGATTCCTTTCAAAACTGACTTATCCATCATACAAACTGTCACTTCAATGCTAAAtaatttccatatttttccacAATCTTTATCTAGATTAAGTTTCATATGATgagctcaaactcaagacatattttaatagTAAGGTTGGATTTTGCCCCATTTGTGTGAAATATTATAATGATTGAATTTGACGTGTGAGAGCAGCGAGGGATGCCATGCATTATTAATATTGTAAGGATACCAGATTCCGGTGAGCCTGAAGAGATGGAACttgaaatattattataatgAGCAGGGGAGAAGAGGGAAGGATCAAAATGTGCTATAAATAGTTCGAGAGCTTGCATTGTGAATGAACTTGGTACGGCTCTTTCTTTACTATGATTCTCGGCAGTGTTTCAATGGCAAATTCTAGTAAGATGATGATCCGATTTGGCCAACTCAAGCGGAAgattttccctcctttttctcctcctccattgTATCCAAGCCTCCGAAACATGAAAGCATCGCAATTCCAATTGCAATCCCCTCCCAtctcttttccttgtttctttccCCTCCACTTCTCTTCTGTCAAACATAGCCTCACAGCCAGGGCACCTTCCATCCCTTGGTGGGTGCACGATACATTTATCAGTTATAAACAGACCGACACTCGCCACTTCGTGAGCCATCTCCACGAAGCCCTCAAGCGGAACAAGATAACGGCCTTCGTCGACCGCAATCTGGAAAGAGGACTAGAGATTGCACCGGCAATCAACGAAGCAATCGAACGGTCAAGAAGCGCCATTGTGGTCATCTCTCGCACCTACGCCTCCTCGCCGTGGTGCCTGGATGAGCTGGATAAAATCCTCAagtgcaaggaaaagaaaggccagCTGATGTTCATCATTTTTGTGGATATTGACCCCAGAGAGATGCGCGAGCTGTCTGGACCCTTCACGCATATTGGCCAAAGCGAGAAGGGTTTCGGGCAGGACAATGCCGACAAAGTCCTTAGATGGAGAGATGCTCTCCGCAAAGCTGGAAATCTCACTGGTTGGTCTCTTGGAAACAGGTATTCTCTTTGTTGGGTGTTTTCTTGAGAGGACTCCCAAAGCAAGTTAGTAATTTTGTTTATGAAACAATAAAGAGAAATACTTATATGACTGTTTTTAATCCACTATAAGAGTAACAActtattttgtgtttttaatcCACTATAAGAGTAACAACTTATTTTGcactgaaaaacaaaaaaataataattagaaattatggTGTCACctattttttcaagaatttgtggtTCATAATCTGTTATTACTTTCACAATAGCCCAAATATTATCGCGTTAGTGAAGCCCAAGCCCAACAACTGAACTTTCTATTGAAGCCAATCTTTTGGTTTATGGGCAGTAGAAATATTTGGAAATGTTTGGAAACCTTTCATTAGGATACTAATTTTCTTGGAATAGGATTCGATCTCAGCTATTTGCTCATCAAAGAGATTTAACATCAACACCGCAGGCTGTAATCTTCTATATCATAtaaccataatttttttctcctagGTTTGTCtaattcatggaaaataaataatttgtaaaatattttccaaaaaataatcacttatatcgcTTGACataattagtcaattaaaaTTGTTTACATTGTGGGCAAtagtttatatctaaatattttcataaatgatgaaaatatttttcatcgtTAAATTTTGAACGATAAtttcttataaatttttttccaaataatttatttttcgtgaagcAAATGCACTTTtaacatttatcaaattttacCCTGCAAGGCATATGTTCCAGCATATGCTGATTTTCCCCATATATAGCAAATTAGAAGTGTTCAGCTGAATAAAACGATATATAACCTTTTGTTAAACGTTAAAAAGGAATATCAGAGGAATTGTTGGATGTCCCTTTTTTCCAGTTGTGACCCTCATTTCATATTTTGtatttcataattaaaaaacatATGAGTTTATTCTCCTCACTTCTTCCATCAAGCATAAAGAAATCTCTTGAGCGATGATTTTCGCCGTTGCCTATTCCCTTCATGCATCATTTCTCTCACTTACTCTGAGTCCCACCGTTCAAAAGCATTCAAGTAGGTGAATTCCAACGCATATGAGCTTCGTTTTCTGTGGGAGGTTGTCAGAAGTCTCATGCTTTCTTTTCGATAATATTAGAAAGAACGAAAATGGGCAAGCCCAGACATCTTCCACGGCCAATACAGGGTAAACTCAGTTGTGAACCCTTCAATGATCTATCTGAGGGAAAAcagacaagaaaagaaagctgtTGTTAGTCTGTGTTGTTTGGACTGAGATACCCAGCTAGGGTTTATAAGATTGTTCAGCCTCCGGTTTGTTTCTCTTCTACACACTCcctggtctctctctctctctctctctctctcaactttcCATATTATTACCTTTTTTCACCAATAAACTTTCTTTAGTTGAACCTCCTTTTCCATAAGTATAGACAATTTTTTCCATCAACTTATTTCTATCCCTCCCTCTTCCTTTAATTTGTTGTTTAAACAATTAGCCACAAAAAATTGACATAACTCAAGAACTGCTACCTTTGGAATATCAACCTCAATTTTAGCGTGGTTTTTTTGGAGGGCGGCATCCGCTATTGAAATAACAAAAGAGCTTGCTGAGTgtttgaaaagataaatttatcctacAGTTATCTGGTACTTGTTGAAGAAGAATTTCTTACAGCTTATTTCTCTCGTAATTGTCAAATGTATTGCTTGTACATACAAGAGCCGGATTCAaccagaaaaaacaaaaaaaaatgtccctggcaaaaataatacaaaaaattgaGCTATAAATTAAAAACACGACCCGTtaacaaaattgagaagttgGGGTCATCGGATGAAAGTTAAAAACCGATTCAATCTGAACTCAACTCCAGAAAAGGTAAGCTATTTCAAACCCTAATTAATAAAGTCCGGAGACGAACCGGGTCGATGAAAAGTCCAAAGGTGACCAAATTCagatataaaaagaataaaataaattgaaaaaagctAGAGACTCCGattcaagaaaagaaggaataaTGAGCACCAAGACTTAACCCATGATTATTAATATAACCTTGACATTTAAGTCAAAATACAATTTACATTAACAATGGCCATATTGTACTGTCGAAATAGTTCAAATGGCGTGTTTTACGGTCGACACATGTAAATTTTGGGATGTTTGACTAACATGCTTCATGTTAAAAGAGGGAGAAGGTTGGTTTGAATATTTTAGTTTCATAATTAGAATGaatctttcaagaaaaatgtaggCGATGCTTCGAAAGGCGTGAATATGtccaaaaaattgtttattttacTACGAAAGGATCGACTGCTTCTAACACACAGGTCAACCTCTCACGTACCACTATTTTCTATAATATTGGATCTTAAATTAGAATAGATGGACGGTATTCCTAAGTTTGAGAATATAATATTATTGatcttttcttcatcttttgctcGTGCAAATAACTAGTCACATCTTTAGTTGCTGACAACTTGCAGACTTGAAGCTGACTTCATCCAATCCGTAGTGGAGAAAATTTCAAGAAGACTAGGTCACTTACACAAGAACCTGCTTGTTTTCCATCCAGTTGGGTTAGATTCTCAAGTACAAGCCTTGTACTCCTTACTCCGATTAGAGGTTGGAGACGTCCGAATCGTGGGAATTTCTGGCCCTAGCGGAATAGGAAGGAGTACACTGGTGAGAGCTTTGTACCACCAAATTGCTGACCAATTTGATCGGAGTTGCTTTCTCAAGAACGTGAAGGATACATGGAGCCAAGATGGCCTCTTCAAAATGCAGGAGTCCCTTTTCAGTGACATTCTTGGCGATGGAGTTTCAAAGTTTGGCAATGACATTCATGTAGTATTAAAAACCATGAGGAGTACGCTTCACAACAAGAGGGTTCTGCTGGTGCTTGATGATGTGGAAGGGTTGTCAGGGCCATTGAGCCACCTTCTCAAGGAAATAAACTTAGGCTTGGGAAGTAGAGTCATTTTGATCGCTCGACACAAAGAAACCTTAATTGGTCTGTGTGGGGAAATCTATAAGCTAAGAGCGCTGAATGATGATCAAGCTCTCGAGCTTTTCAGTTGGAATGCATTCCAAGAAAGATATCCCAAAAGTGATTATAAAATGCTCTCAAATTGCTTCACCAACTTTTCCAAAGGGCTTCCTTTGGTTCTAACTATCATGGGTTCTTTCTTGAATGgcaaaagtgtcaaaaaatgGCAAGAAGCTTTTGATCGACTTAAAGAAATCCCCCAGGGAAAGGTTCATGAAGTACTGAAAACTGTCATCAATGGCTTAGAGGCTAATGAGAGGACGATTTTTCTCGATGTCGCATGTTTTCGTAATGGATATGACAAAGAAGAGATCATCAACTCCCTAAAGCAATGTGGAGTATATGCTGATAGTGGGTTAGAGATTCTGGCTAAAAAATCACTCATATACAttgatgaaaataacaaaatatggaTGCATGATTTGCTTCAAGAAATGGGTAAACGAATGGTGATTCAAGAGTGCCCTGAAAATCCCAACAAGAGAAGCAGAATATGGTGTCATAAGGATGCTTTAGAAGTGGTTAAACAAAATTTGGTAAAAGTCTATCCATGTCCTAATATGTATATGTTCTTTTTGTGGGCTTCGTATTAGCATGTGCAAGAAACTCTAGATTGCATAATTAGGAGAGACAcgtatgcaatttttatttttgccaattGGGGTTTAAgcaagaaattagggtttaggatCGTTCTTTGTTGATTTCCCCCTTAAAAACTGCTAGTGTCATGATGGTTCATAGGCTAGGACAATACACACTTAAACATTATCATTAGAACAGGACTTGTTTTTGGATATGCATGATCATTTTAAATTTGCTCTGACAGGGAACAGATGCCATTGAAGGTATTAAACTAGACAAGGTTGATGCAAAAGACTTGATTATGGATTCAGACTcgtttaagaaaatgaaaaagctcAGGCTATTTATGATGGCTGATCATGTCCTTAAATGTGGACCGACTGGACATTTATCAGAGAATCTGCGGAGGCATTTCGCACGAAACAGCAACAGTAGGTTCGCCTGTTGGGAGAGTCTGGCAAAGCAAATTTCCAAGTTTTGGTCTCAAGGAACCTGAAGAACAATATGAACGGGCGTGGGGGGCATGTAGGAATAAATTCCTTAAGTAAATggaaatctagaaaaaaaaatggtaatccCAAGAAACCCATAATTAATAATTGTATGGCCCAAAGTAAACGTCTCTTTAAAAAGTTTTGCACATTTACTTTGTTAGGCAacgtgtctctctctctctctctctctctctatggatGTGAGGGCTTTGAGGAAATGGGAATCTAGAATAAAAGTTGGTATCCAAAAAACCCCTTAATTGATAATGGTATTGCCCAATGTATATGTCTCGTCAAAAAGCTTTGCACATTTACTTTGTTAAGgtcacgtctctctctctctcgttcgtttttaaaaaatttgtactttgcccatttctttttccagtggaaaaaaataaaaatgagaaaaagaagaggtaaACCATAAGAGTTTTCTATCAATACAGCTCAAAAGCAAAAAGTCTGCTACTGCGTTAAACTCTTATAGTATAATCTAGAAAGAGATATCTAAAGATCCGATACTTAATACAAGAATGGAATGAATAGAAGCTAAACAACATATTCAAAAAGCATATGGTGAAAGAGATAATACAAGAATGGAATGAACAGAAGCTGAATAGCATATTCGAAGAGCATATGGTGAAAGAGATACTTAATACAAGAATGGAATGAACAGAAGCCAAACAGCATATTATTTGCATTGTTAGACAAAAAACAATCGATTCTAATCACgcattcaagaaaaaaattcaagcacAATTAGAATCATTTGTGGAAAACAtgatcaaaaataaatttgacctcCAACCATTGTTTGAGTTTGCGTTAATTAGAAATCCATTGAAATTCGACAACAATTTGACGGCGATTATGTGTGCACTCTACCCTCGTGTACTAATGATGTATTTCCAAATGAGAGGGTTTATGTTAGACCTTATAATGCCCTTACATAAATGAACAATTGTCCTCTATAAATTGCCTTCCATCAAGGCAATTTCCAAATAGGCATTTGTCACAAAAAGGTATGAACGTGAAAACTATGTGGTGGAATAATCATTCCTCAAAAGTGAAAATGTACGTCAATATTAACagataagtttttattttaaaaaccatATCCCTAAAAATGTGGGATCATATTATAAATAACATTTTCTCACTTGATCCTAACATTTTCATCATATGGATTATCCAAGCAAATCCACAAAAACTTTatgtttaaataaaagaaacaaaacacatgaaTTGTCCTTTAAGAAAGAGTAATAtctgttaaattaatgtctcaaatttgaatttgaataatgATTTGTTAAACCAAATTTGTGATAAAGTTTTTTCAAGTAGATTTCAAATTGGATGAGAAAGTTCATGGACTCTATGAACGtttaaaagaggaaataaaaagaagaaaaacagagggtcacactttatattttattttctatttatttttaagggagatcaagaaaaaggaaggttTTCTTCCTTTACCTTCTGCAGCGTAAAGAAGTCCTGCACGTGGAGCCAAAGAGGTGGTGAGCCCaagtcaagactttgacttcttGGGCACACACGCACATATAAAATgcattattttttcttgaaaaaagcGGATGTGAAGCCCTatgaagagaaaggaaaagcacGTCCAGAGAAGCGAAGCCATACGTacgtaaagaaaagaaaagatgctgGAGTTCTTATTTTTCGGTGTACGTAGAGCATTTctattttgagcttgaacgcaaAGTAATTTGTGCATTGAGTTTATATCCAaataagttatttatttataaataatttggGTTTTGAGTTAAATCTAGGTATGAGAAATACTCGAGCGTGTAAACGATTATAAACtctaattctccaattatagtGGATAATTTGTTGTTAGCTCTTCCTCAAATGTAGGTACCAATACTCGATCTGGATTATGTAAATTTCTAatatccttattatttctcatttatttctctagtgattttGCATTGAgcaagatcctgtcgtttctgcatattatattccaacaattggtatcaaagcgcGGGATCgaatttcttgattgtgatttggagcttttgcaTGTCAAattctgttattgcaattatgtttgagagaaaatttgaaattgagaagtttaatggGAGCAATAACTTTGTGTTATGAAACATCAAGATGCGGGCTTTATTGACAACCCAAGATTTGGCCAAGGCACTGGATGATGAAGATTAGGGGTGAGCTCGgttccgggtagaaccgggaaccgggaaccgaaccagaGGTTCCgattcggttcccggttcttaaaggaccggttccggttccgctTGGAACCAACATTGGatgggaaattaataaaataattcacgTAGGATGATTTGTTGAAAATAATAttcaaatgatcgattttacttTGATGCGGTACTTAAATGAGCAAAAAAAAGCGAGTTATAGCATTCAAGTGAGCACTAtacaaaagttatggcatttttGTTGTTATTCTTCCTTTTAACTTATGATctttataatagaaaaatataatctCGTTTAGAGGTTACATctatattcattttcctttattttaaaaatgtgttttcataaaaaaaaaatatttaataacgattttaatttatctatagATTTCTTgtacttttattaatttagatCACATTCCTAGTTTTTTTACatagataaaattttcaatttttttgttcgaatTCTCATAATTAAACTTAGTCAAATCTGTAAATTAGGAAATTAGAAAAGCAGGAATATCAAGCTGATATAGCTCTAAATGAAGTTCTATTATATCATTACGAAGATGATAATCGAAGATATATTTACTATTGTATTATTTATATAGACCAAAAAGgctaaatattaataaaaatataactgttttttttttacctaggAAATggattaaaagggaaaaaaattctaaaattcgTGCCATAATGTAATTATggaaatcttttaatttgtcaTTGGAAGTTAATGGACtagattgaataaattaatagttatgaactatattgaacatttatgAATAATTCAataactatattgaacaaattaaaatatcaatgaTGACATTGCACATGGGACCAAGTTTAGTGactatttgtttaattttcccTCTTCAATGTAAAATACAAGGAGACTTGGGGTTTCTTTCGTTGATCCTTGCGATTTGTTATTTTATATCAAGTATTCTTCTAAACTAGTCCATAGAGtttcattaaattttcaaattattcatcgTAGTGACGATATTGAGATGATTATATAATAATATCTTATTTAGTTTTCTAGCAAATTGCAATAATCTTAGTTAATTTTAACTAGCGCCGCCCCGCTCTCCGTCTGAAGCCACCTCAGCCCCTTCTTAATGCGACTAATACTCCCAAGTTAGCGCCTGCATCTATGTCTTCTCCTTCGCCTGGTCTTCTCTGTCTTCCCTCCTGATCGGCAATGGCCGGCACCTCAATGCCTCCAAGATCTGGTTGAGCTCGCTAGATCCAAAGTTGACCGGACACTAGTTATGATAACCCAAAATGttatttctctaattgattattcaatttttctacTAATTATGATCCTAAACGTATTACCATTTATGCAATTGTTTTTGAAGGTTTCATCACGATTCTAAACTTAGACCTAATCAttctagaaagaaaaatacaaacGAGTTATTGAAAGTGCTTTTAAAGCAAACAATTAAGTGTTGAAAGTATGAGAATTAAACACCCGAGTATTTAAAAGCCCAAAGTAAAGGTGTAGGAATGAAAACCTAATACCTATCAGGCCAAGAACATACATAGTCATTTTTTAAGCCCCACGACATGGTCCCCCAGGAGCTAAATTTGaatcaagttcaattttttGGTGTAAAAGTTTAATCTATTAAGATTAAGCTTATATGAAAAGTACTTACTAAATTATATAAGACATATATGTGATAATGGAAAGGAAACTAAGCTAAATATAATGCTAAAATCTAATAACCTAGTCAAGCCCTTTTTTCCAAACTtatttccaaatattttctttttgaattttgaattttttaagaagaatttttttttattcctaaaacAGTGACCCGAGCCAGCCCTGTTGGGACTCGTCCGAATATGGGACTCGACTCACAAAGGCGCCGgcctaattttttaaaaaaagataattttttctgTGGCCCGTGTCAGGATTGGGTTATACAATACAAGAACATGATGAAATGGGCCTATTTCAATTAAAACTTCACAAGCTCACATCTTAACATTTCCGCAATAAACCCACTCTTTAGAAGCCCACGTTcctttaaaaacaaaataggcCTACTTCAAGCCACGATGGCTTAagccttctttttttctcttaccaGCTACTGAACGAACCTTTGTCTCTTGGTCGCTGTCTTCTCCTCCGTCACTTTTTGCGCTCAACATCAAACATGCTCATAATTAATCCTTTCCTCGCCCAGAACCTCACCGAGTGACCTCCTGCTACATTGGGAACTctccttgatttttattttaatgtctCTTCCCTCAATCATTAATGCCATGCGCCAACTGAACTTTCGACAATTGTAGTTCCAATAAGACCATGAGAGCTCGCACAGCAAGTTTCACGTTATAAACTCAACACACGTCCGATTCAGAGTTGAAATGAATTCGTAACGCCAAAGAGGAGGACATGAACTGACATGAACTAACATAGCTGGAGCAATACGCGAGCTTACCGAGGGGTTTTCGGACAAGC
This Eucalyptus grandis isolate ANBG69807.140 chromosome 7, ASM1654582v1, whole genome shotgun sequence DNA region includes the following protein-coding sequences:
- the LOC104455251 gene encoding disease resistance protein RUN1, which produces MTTSGSSLGFSGGRRSDSDDVGQHDCYLFAMRARHGGCSGDKASSSDIGPLALRSGVALASGMAHGGSLCLTARAPSIPWWVHDTFISYKQTDTRHFVSHLHEALKRNKITAFVDRNLERGLEIAPAINEAIERSRSAIVVISRTYASSPWCLDELDKILKCKEKKGQLMFIIFVDIDPREMRELSGPFTHIGQSEKGFGQDNADKVLRWRDALRKAGNLTGWSLGNRLEADFIQSVVEKISRRLGHLHKNLLVFHPVGLDSQVQALYSLLRLEVGDVRIVGISGPSGIGRSTLVRALYHQIADQFDRSCFLKNVKDTWSQDGLFKMQESLFSDILGDGVSKFGNDIHVVLKTMRSTLHNKRVLLVLDDVEGLSGPLSHLLKEINLGLGSRVILIARHKETLIGLCGEIYKLRALNDDQALELFSWNAFQERYPKSDYKMLSNCFTNFSKGLPLVLTIMGSFLNGKSVKKWQEAFDRLKEIPQGKVHEVLKTVINGLEANERTIFLDVACFRNGYDKEEIINSLKQCGVYADSGLEILAKKSLIYIDENNKIWMHDLLQEMGKRMVIQECPENPNKRSRIWCHKDALEVVKQNLGTDAIEGIKLDKVDAKDLIMDSDSFKKMKKLRLFMMADHVLKCGPTGHLSENLRRHFARNSNSRFACWESLAKQISKFWSQGT